The DNA window TCGCCACGGCTGCGCAGTACCGCCAGCATCCACAGGTTGGGATCCAGCACCAGTAACAGAAAACGGCGCCACAGATGTTTATCGCCCAGCACGCCCTCCAGCGCACTGTCGAGCGCGCCGATGACCGTGGTGGAACAGTTGCGCCGGGTCAGGTTGTAAGTTGCGTCCTGCCGATACCGCAACCAGAATGCGCGCAGCGCCACCGGGTTATAGCGATAGAACTGAATTTTCTTGTCCGGGGGGCACCAGGCGGCGATCTCGCCCGACAGGTCGGGCAGGAAACGTCCGTCGACGTTGTTCTGTTCGCCGGCATGCAACAACTGGCGGAAATCCTGAACGGAATGGCTGATGTCGTTGAGGGGGTAGTGACTGATATACACATCCGGCGCAAGCGCCAGGGCGGCATGACCGGTGGAGATATTGCCACCGTCGTCGACCGCCGCGATGTATCGGTCGACGATGTAACGCCGACGCGGATCTTTAGCCGCACCAATCGGTGTCCAGACATACACCGTGAGCGGCGCAGCCTCATCCGCCGGGTGCGGAGGCTGCCGGGTTGGGTGCTGATTCAGAGAAAAGCTTGTCAGTCTCCGGGCGATACGCAATAAAGCCCAGCCGGAAAGCACCATCATTACACCGAGGCAAAAGGGCACCGTCATCCGATGCGGCGCCGGCCAGCCGACAAAAATCATCAACGAAAGCAGGATCTCGCCGCCGCCCGCCAGCGCCACGGTTTTCCATCGGCTGTGTTGAATCACCGTAGAGGAGGCGATGCGCACGGCGCCGTCGAGCAGCAGCGCGCTGCCAAACACCACGGTGGCGACGATGTTATCGTCTGCGGGCACGTCCAACATTAAAAAGGCCATAAACACGAAGCCCAGCCCCTTAAGCAGCACCGGCCGGCTGGCCGAAGAGCCGATCACCAGCGCGGCGGATATCGCCACCAGCCCCTCCAGCGCCAGGATGATCGCCAGCGCATCCAGCGCCAGTACGGACCGGCCATCCTGCAGGATGTCGAACAGCATCAGCGCCCCTGCGGCTATCCACAGCCAACCGAACAGCACCAGCAGGCGGCGCTGGCCGTGCAGCGCCTGCGCGCCCAGCAATAAGATAATCAGTCGAATCATGACGGCCTCTGACTTAACGGATAACGTTATCTCTTCAATGATAGTGCGCGAACGTCGTTAAGCAGTTGATTTCGGCGAATTCGGCTAAGCTTGTAGCACAGCGGGAATGAAGAAAACGGTGGGCGAGTTTCGCCAACTGCAGGTAGACTTAGCCGATTCGGTTACGTCGCTAACAAGGGGAACACATGACGTATCAACAGGCCGGGCGTATCGCCATTTTGAAACGCATTCTGGGATGGGTAGTTTTTATTCCGGCGTTGCTGTCGACGCTGATTTCCGTGCTGGGCTTTGTCTATCAACACAGTGAAAAAACCAAGGGCATCAACGCGGTGATGCTGGATTTTGTCCATGTGATGGTGGACATGGTGCGTTTCAATACGCCGTTCCTGAATCTTTTCTGGTACAACTCGCCGGTGCCTGATGTGGATAAAAGCCTGTTCAGCGGCGCCAATCTGATGTTCATCATCATCTACATACTGATCTTCGTCGGGCTGGCGCTGCAGGCTTCCGGCGCGCGCATGTCGCGCCAGGTCAAGTTCATCCGCGAAGGGTTGGAAGACCAGATGATCCTGGAGCAGGCCAAGGGCAGCGAAGGACACACGCGCCAGCAGCTGGAGGCGCGCATCACGCTGCCACACCACACCATCTTCCTGCAGTATTTCCCGCTGTATATCCTGCCGATCGTGATTGCGGTGATCGCCTGGTTCGTGATCCGCCTGTTGGGGCAATTGGCCGGCGCGGCCTGAGCCATGAACGGGGCGCCGAGCGGCGCCCCGGAACGTTACGACGCCTCGGGTTGCAACAGCGCTTCCACCGCGCGTTGCGCAGCCACCAGATGCTGGCCGCCGAACAGGTTGCTGCGGTTGAGCAGATAGTACAGCTGATACAGCGGCTGGCGCTCGATAAACCCGGCACCCAGCGGCCACACGCTCTGATAGCCGTCGTAGATCTGCGGCGGCAGTTCCGGATACAGCGGCAGCATCGCCAAATCGCACTCTCGGTCGCCCCAGTAACTGGCCGGGTCGAACAGAATCGGCCCGTGGGCGGTCATCGCGCAGTTGCCCGGCCACAGGTTGCCGTGCAGCAGGGAAGGCTGCGGCTGGTGGTGCTGCAAGCGCAGATACACCCGATCGACGATGTCGTCGATGTCACCGAAGGTCATGCCTTTCTCCGCCGCCAGCTGCAGCTGCCAGCCGATGCGCTGCTCAGCGAAGAATTCCGACCAGCGGCGCTGCCAGGCATTGGGTTGCGGGGTGGTGGTCAGATCGCTGTCGAAGTCGAGACCGAACTGCGGTTGCTCGCTCCACTGGTGCAGGTGCGCCAGCTGCTGGCCCAGGCAGTAGGCGCCGTGGGCGTCGAGGGGTTTCAGCTGCTGATACTCCAGCAGCAGGAAGCTGTAGTCGCGATCGCTGCCGACGCCGTACACTTCCGGCACCCGCACGCTTTTGCTGCGCGCCAGCAACGCCAGCTGATCGGCCTCGGCGGTGAATATCGGCAGTTGTTCACGGGCGTCGCATTTCA is part of the Serratia marcescens genome and encodes:
- a CDS encoding HdeD family acid-resistance protein, with protein sequence MIRLIILLLGAQALHGQRRLLVLFGWLWIAAGALMLFDILQDGRSVLALDALAIILALEGLVAISAALVIGSSASRPVLLKGLGFVFMAFLMLDVPADDNIVATVVFGSALLLDGAVRIASSTVIQHSRWKTVALAGGGEILLSLMIFVGWPAPHRMTVPFCLGVMMVLSGWALLRIARRLTSFSLNQHPTRQPPHPADEAAPLTVYVWTPIGAAKDPRRRYIVDRYIAAVDDGGNISTGHAALALAPDVYISHYPLNDISHSVQDFRQLLHAGEQNNVDGRFLPDLSGEIAAWCPPDKKIQFYRYNPVALRAFWLRYRQDATYNLTRRNCSTTVIGALDSALEGVLGDKHLWRRFLLLVLDPNLWMLAVLRSRGESMTWTPGLVLDYARMLQQVTERQHQRWWLKLREMWNILRFGKSQTRRQRF
- a CDS encoding fructosamine kinase family protein — protein: MWQAVSRLLSEHLGSAEIRERIELPGGDIHPAWRVSYGDNEVFVKCDAREQLPIFTAEADQLALLARSKSVRVPEVYGVGSDRDYSFLLLEYQQLKPLDAHGAYCLGQQLAHLHQWSEQPQFGLDFDSDLTTTPQPNAWQRRWSEFFAEQRIGWQLQLAAEKGMTFGDIDDIVDRVYLRLQHHQPQPSLLHGNLWPGNCAMTAHGPILFDPASYWGDRECDLAMLPLYPELPPQIYDGYQSVWPLGAGFIERQPLYQLYYLLNRSNLFGGQHLVAAQRAVEALLQPEAS
- a CDS encoding YniB family protein, which encodes MTYQQAGRIAILKRILGWVVFIPALLSTLISVLGFVYQHSEKTKGINAVMLDFVHVMVDMVRFNTPFLNLFWYNSPVPDVDKSLFSGANLMFIIIYILIFVGLALQASGARMSRQVKFIREGLEDQMILEQAKGSEGHTRQQLEARITLPHHTIFLQYFPLYILPIVIAVIAWFVIRLLGQLAGAA